ATCGAGAACGCGCCCTTCACGGCGCAGTCGGTGGTCGATGAGTCGTCGAATCGTCGCTCGTGAGTCCTCGATGACTGGTCCGTGACCCGGATAGAGCGCCGTCGGATTCTTTGCGTACAGTCGCCGGAGCGACGTGAGGTAGGCGCGAAGGTCCCCTTCCCCGGCCGCGACGACGACGCTTCCCTCCGCGACGGCGAGGTCGCCCGAAACGACCCCCTCGTCGGTGGCGAACGCGACGTGGTCCGGGGCGTGGCCCGACGTTTCGATGACGGTCAGTGGGCCGACTTTCGTTCCTTCCCGAAACGTCCGGTCGGGGTCGGTTCCAGTCGCGTCAGCGAACCGTTCTTCGTGTCCGTACCGTGCCCATACCGTCGCGTCACAAACTTCGGCGTAGTGGGCGACCCCGCCGACGTGGTCGGGATGGGTGTGAGTGAGAACGATGTCGGTGATATTCGTCCCGTCCACGACCCGGTCGAGTTCCTCGGTTCGCCCTGCCGGGTCGATGAGGACGCCACCGACGACGTATGCGTTTGTCGCCCCATGTGGTGCCAGCGTCTCGGTCGGCACGGGAATCGGGTTCATGCGAGGGAAGTAGGACGCGGCCGGGAAAGGCTTCCCGTTCGTGGACGTCGCTCGTCAGGAAAAACGAGGGCCGAATATCGGCGAGAAAACCCAGGGAGGCGTCGTTTTAGTTGTTGAGGAGGTAGACCTGCTTTCGCGCGTCGCGGAAACTGTGGCGCGAGACGATGAGGTCCTGCTCTTCGAGACGGGTCAGGGCGTAGCGGACGGTTCGGTCCGGAAGCAGCGATTCCTCCGCGAGTTCGCCCTGCGTCAGCGGTTCTTCGGTTTCCAGTACCTTGGCGACGAGTTTGGCGCTGGGGGGTAGTTCACGGAGTCGTTCACGAAATTCACCTGCTGGTTCTGGTACAGTCGTGCTCATATATAGCATGCGACCGGGGGAAGGTGGTAAACGTTGGCTATAGGTGTGTACATACAATATCGACACCTTAAACGTCATTATATCACATTTAAATTCCATGATAAGTTGGGGAGAAACTACACCGTTCTTCACGACGTGAGATAGGTATGGAATCGATACCCGAGGAGTTTCGAGACCTGTTCGAGAGGAAAGCGTTCGCCAACTTCGCCACCGTCATGCCGGACGGAACGCCGCAGGTGACGCCCGTTTGGGTGGGATACGACGGCGATTACCTCCTCGTGAACACCGCGGAAGGCCGACAGAAGGAACGAAACGTCAGGCGGAATCCGAAGGTCGGACTCTCCATCCTCGATCCGGACGACCCGTACCGATTCGTTTCGGTTCGCGGCGAAGTCGAGGCGGTCACGGAGGACGGCGCGGTCGAACACGCCAACGAACTCACCAAACGGTACATGGGCCAAGACGAGTATCCGAACCTCGATCAGGAGGAGGGTGCCCGCGTCATTATCCGGATTCGCCCCGATCGAGTCGTGACCGGCGGATGATCTGCCCACCCACTCTACCTACTGCTGGCGGTCGGTCTTCGGCGGTCCGCCGTGACGGTTGTACTGGCCGAGGACACAGCCACAGTCCGGACAGTGGACGATGATCATGGTTTCGTATTCGTGGCGTACGAGGTCCGCGGCGGTGAAGTCGCCACCACAGTGATTACAGGTCGTCATCGGAAACCCCGAAGGAAGTACGCGCCCGACGTCCAAAATCGTTCCTCTACGGGTGCTGTCAGGTCGTCCGCCGCAGGAAAGGGATCCCGTGAGTGTGAACCCCGCCCCGCTATCCACATCCAGTACCGTTTTATCCCTCGGGTGAGGTTGTTCGGACGAAGAAAGTGTGAAGGGACAGGAGTGGTATCAGGCTACGGAGGTGGCCGAGGAATACGAAGAGAAGCGATTCTCCCGTGGCGGCCGACTCATCGACCGCCGCGAGAAGCAAGCAGTTCTCGACGCTATCGGCCCGGTCGAGGGGAAGCGCGTCCTCGAAATAGCCTGCGGTACCGGCCGGTTTACCGTCATGCTCGCCGAACGGGGCGCGGACATCGTCGGACTCGATATCTCGGCGGCGATGCTCCAACAGGGCCGTCACAAAGCGCGGAACACGGGGGTCGCCGATCATCTGGAGTTCATGCGCGGCGACGCCGCCCGGCTCCCGTTCCCGGACGACCACTTCGACACCGTGTTCGCCATGCGGTTTTTCCATCTCGCGAACACGCCAGCCTCGTTCCTGAGCGAGATGTGCCGTGTCTCGAAGGATCAGGTCTTTTTCGACACGTTCGCCGGACCGAGCACCCGAAGCCTCTACAACTGGCTGTTGCCGATGGGTTCGCGGTTGTACTCGCTGGACGACGTGCAGAAACTCCTCGGGGAAACCGGCCTCTCGTTGGTGGACTCCGAACACGATTGGATCCTCCCCTACGGTTTCTACCGGAAGATTCCCGACGCCATCGCGACGCGCATCCGGGACATGGACACCACGATAGGCGAAACGGCTGTCGGAGACCACCTCGCGTCCGTTTCCTACTGGAACACGAGCGTCGAGTAGTCCGAAACTGATCCGTTTTTCGGCGAGTGTTGACAACGACGTGCCGAATTGCTTTTACGTACTCGGTATCTGAAAAGCGGATATGGACTTGTCCGTGGTCGTTCCGACGCTCAACGGTCGTGAACCGCTGAGCGACGCCCTCGACGCGGTCGCCCGATACGTCCCCGACGCCGAGGTCGTCGTGGTAAACGGTCCCTCCACGGACGGAACCACGGGAATGGTGTGCGAGCGCGACGACGTGAGCGCGCTCGTCGAGATTTCCGACCGAAACCTGAACGTCGCGCGCAACGCGGGCCTCGCCGAAGCCACCGGCGAAGTTATCGCGTTCCTCGGCGAGGAGGTCGCCGTCGAGGAGTCGTGGTACGACGGCATCCGGAACGCCATCGCGGACGGCGCGGACGTGGTCACGGGTCCCGTCCATCGGATGGTTCGGGCGGGGATGACGACCGAGACGATCGAAACGCGAACGATAGCGGGCCGGGACGTGACCTACTTTTCGGGCGTAAACGTCGCGTTTACCCGTGACGGCATCGAGGCCGTGGACGGCTTCGACGAGGCGCTCGAAACCGGCGGCGCGCGCGATTGTGCCCACCGCCTCGCGGGATTGGAACGCTCCATCACGTGGGCTCCGGAAGTGGCCGTGCGCCGCGAGGACTCCGACGAGAAGGGTGTCGAACGCGATTGGGCGACGAAATACCGCTCGCTCTCCTACCGGATGGTCAAAAACTACGGGCCGCGACTGACCGTGTTCAGACGGACCATCCACGACGCCGTCCGCGACGCACGGACGGCCGGAGGGAACGTCGCCTCCGGCGATACCCGTCCGTCCCTCTGGGCCAGTTGCGGCAAGGAAGTCGCCAAGGGAATCGCCAAAGGTTCCAAAGACGGCCTCGTCGCCCGCCTCCGGGACCGGGACGAGACGCGCAACCCGAACGGGTTGTCCGACCGCGCCGACCGCGCCGTCGAACGCTACGATTGGCGCGAGGTCGAACCCGAGATGGAATAGCAGTTCGACGACCAGACAGAACGAACGTCGGGACCGATTTTACCCGGAAATCGAACTTACCCCGTTAGCGAACGATCATTCGTCCGGCGCGAGCGCTCGACGACGCGACAGGGATTGTTGGTGAACACCTTTCGCATGGCATCTTCGGGCACGTCGAGGGTGAGTATCTCCATGACGGCGACGTTCGGATGGGCGTGGGGGGCACCGCTGCCGAAGAGGACGCGGTCGGGATGCTCCATGACGGCGCGTTCCATCTGCTCGCGGTAGCGGACGAAACTCGTGTCCAGATAACAGTCGTCGTGCGAGTCGAGCAGGTCGATGGCGTCCTCCATCAGATCACGGTTCAGCGGAAAGCCGCCGAAGTGCGAGAGAACCACGGGGAACGAGCGGTCGAGGAGGGTCGTCGCGGCGGTTTCCGGGGGGAATCCGTCGCCCGCGGTGACGAGGACGGGAAGGTCCACGTCTTCGAGTCGGTCGAGGACGTCGTCGTCCGGAAGGCCGTCGTGGGTCGGGTCGAGTTTGAACCCGTGGAACCGGTCGTCGTAGGCGTACTGCTCGACGTCTTCGGGGGAGGTGTGCCAGTCCTTTCGGTGCGTACGGAAGTTTCGGAAGCGCGCCGTGGCGCTCCCGTCGGGGTCGCGGGGACCGTTGATCCTGGCGAACGTAAAAAACGGGCGCTCGACGCTTCGCCGAGCGACGGCGTTGTTCGCTCGGAGATAGCTCGAACCCTCCTGGACGGGACCGGGGAAGACGATGGCGTTCACGACACCCGCCTGGTGGAACTCGCGCTCCAATTTGTCGGGCGAGATAGCACGCCCGCGCGCCGTAACCGACTCCTCGACCGGGAGACGGGCGTGAACGTCCACCACTCGAAACCGGTGCTCCAGTTCTAGCATCTGAAAATTCCTCGATGGCAATCGGGTTTGTATCTATCGGTCGATTCGTGTAACTGCGTCCCGTCCAGTAAACCGAGTAAAAAGATTTATATAGAACATCAATCATTCGTTATACGTATGTCAGAATCAGGATTCGGACAGCGACGCATGGGCGGACGACCGATGTTCATCCTCAGCGAGGGCACGGAACGGACACAAGGTCGGGACGCTCAATCCTCCAACATCACGGCCGGGAAAGCGGTCAGCGAGGCCGTACGCACCACGCTCGGCCCGCGCGGGATGGACAAAATGCTCGTCTCCGACGACGGCGACGTCGTCATCACGAACGACGGGGTCACGATTCTCGACTCGATGGACATCGAGCATCCCGCCGCACAGATGATCGTCGAAGTCTCCCAGACACAGGAGGACGAAGTCGGCGACGGGACGACCACGGCGGCAGTCCTCGCCGGGGAACTCCTCGCGAAGGCCGAGAACCTCCTCGAACAGGACGTCCACGCCACGACCATCGTGGAGGGCTACGCCCGCGCTCGTGACATCGCCATCGAGGCCGTCGAGGACCTCTCGCTCGACGTCGACATCGACGACGACCTCCTGAAGCAGGTCGCCGAATCCAGCATGACCGGCAAGGGCACCGGCGACATCACGACCGAGCGACTCGCGGACGTCGTCGTCAACGCGGTCCGCGGCGTCGAAACCGACGACGGACTCGACCGCGACGAAATCCGCGTGCTGACGCAGGTTGGCGGCAGTTCCAGCGGGACGGAACTCGTCGAGGGAATCGTCGCCGACGCCGAACCCGCACACAAGAACATGCCGCGCTCGGTCGAGGACGCGACCATCCTCGCCACCGACGGCACCTTCGGCGTTCGCGAAACGGAACTCGACGCCGAGTACTCCGTCGACAACGTCGAACAGCTCACCGCCGCGATGGACGCCGAGGACAACCAGCTCCGCGACCTCGCCGATTCCATCGCCGACGCCGGTGTCGACGTCGTCTTCTCGCACTCCTCCATCGACGACCGCACGGCCTCGTACCTCGCCGAGCACGGCATCCTCGCCTTCGAGGACGTCGACGACGACATGACGAGCGCCATCGCCCAGTCCACGGGCGGCAAGCGCACGGGTAAACCGGACGACATCGACGACGACGACCTCGGCCACGCCGACACCATCCGCGTCGAGAAGTACGGCGACGAGGACCTCGTCTTCGTCGAAGGTGCCGACGAGGCACAGTCCGTCACCGTCTTCGTCCGCGGCGGAACGGAACACGTCGTCGACGAAGTCGAGCGCGCCATCGAGGACGCCCTCGACGTCGTCGCCAACGCCGTCGAAACCGAGAGCGTCGTCCCCGGTGCCGGTGCGACCGAGATCAACATCGCGGGCCGCGTCCGCGACGACGCCGCGGGCATCGAAGGCCGCCAGCAACTCGCCGTCGAAGCGTTCGCCGACGCCATCGAAATGCTCCCGCGAACCCTCGCGGAGAACACCGGCATGGACCCCATCGACGCCCTCGTCGACCTCCGTGCGGCGAACGACGCCGAGGAAGGCCGCGCAGGCATCATCTCTTCCGGCGAGACCGGCGAAATCGCCGACCCCGTCGAGAAGGGCGTCATCGACCCCGCCGCCGTCAAGAGCGAAGCCATCGAGAGCGCCACCGAATCCGCGACGATGATCGTCCGCATCGACGACGTCATCGCCGCCGAGTAAGCGACCGCCTGATCGCGATCTTTTTTGTCGCCACGAACGGACGAGAGTGCCCACAGCCGCGCTTCGAACGGTTGTGGAACCGTTTTGACCGTTCGAAGTAGCAAGCCCTAACCCGACTGGGTGTCAATCTTCGTCGATGAGCGAGCGTACCCTTTCGAGCCGTCGAATCTTTCTCGCCACTGCCGTAACGATCGTTCTCGTCTCGGGCGGTATCGGACTCACGGTCGGTGCGACCGGTCAAAACAGACACAAAATACTGCGGTTGTTCGGCGTCTCGCTGTTCGAGATGAGTCCCACCTCGATGGCCCTGTTCGGCATGGCGCTCACGACGGTGGTTCTCGTCGTCCTGTTCGCGCTGGTTTCGTACGTCTCGCAGTACGACACCGACCGCGTAACGTGAGAGGAAAAAGATTATTCCAGTCCGCCGACTTGCACCCGATATGGCAACCGAAACACGTTCGCGCTCGTCCTCCGACGGGACGACCGGCGAACTGCTGGCCGTTGCGGCAACGATTCTGCTGGCGAGCGCCCCAGCCCTCTTCGCGCTCTACGTCATCTTCGACACGTTCTCGCCGACGGGTCAGACGGCGTCGCTCCTCGACTACGCCACGACGACGATGAGCGGTGCTATCATCTTCGCCGTCCTCTGGTTCGGACTCGTCCTCTTCGCCTACTGGCCGTCGCTGGCCGAAGCGTGGAACGACCGATAACAACGTAGTCGGTAACTGCGAATAATGTAGTCGGTAGCCGCGGTCGGCGGTCAGCACAAAAGTCGTCCTTTTTCGCCCGTTCAGGGTGCTATCGTCCCTTCCTCGGCGTCGAGCAGTTCGTGGTAGCGGTTTCGGATGGTGACTTCGCTGATGTTCGCGACGTCGCTGACCTCGCTCTGTGTCACCTTCTCGTTGGTCAGGAGCGCGGCGGCGTACACGGCGGCGGCCGCGAGTCCGACGGGTGATTTCCCGCTGTGGAGACCCTTCTTCGTCGCCGTGTCGAGCAACGAGCGGGCACGTCGTTCGGTCTCGTCCGAGAGATCGAGTTCGGACGCGAACCGTGGGACGTAGCTCTTCGGGTCGGCGGGTTCGATTTCGAGGCCGAGTTCGCGGGCGATGTAGCGATACGTTCGGGCGATTTCGTCCTTCTCGACGCGTGAGACGGCCGTCAACTCGTCCAAACTGCGCGGGGTGCGCGCCTGCCGGGCGGCGGCGTACAACGCGCCGGTTGCGACGCCTTCGATGGAACGCCCCGGCAGGAGGTCCTCGTCCAGCGCACGGCGGTAGATGACGCTCGCGGTCTCACGAACGGTGTCGGGGAGGCCGAGCGAACTCGCCATGCGGTCGATTTCGCCGAGCGCCTGTTTCAGGTTGCGCTCCTTGCTGTCGCGGGTGCGGAAGCGCTCGTTCCACTTGCGGAGTCGCTGCATCTTCTCGCGCTGGCGGGAGCCCAGCGAGTTGCCGTAGGCGTCCCGGTCCCGCCAGTCGATGTTGGTCGAGAGCCCCTTGTCGTGCATCATGTTCGTCGTCGGTGCACGACGCGGGATTTCTGCTCGCGTTCGCTCGCGTCGAAGGCGCGCCACTCCGGCCCGCGGTCCACGGCGTCTTCCTCGACGACGAGACCGCAGTCGTCACACACCCGCTCACCGCGCTCTTCGTCGGTGACGAGCGGGCCACCACACTCGGGACATCGTTGTTGCTCGTCGGCTCGCGTTTTGGTTTGCTCACCGGTGGTTTCGGTTTCGTCAGTCGGTCGGGTACGTGTATCAGTCATGGCGTACTATCAGGAGAGAGAGGGTCGATGGTGCACTACGAGAGTGAGAGAATCGATAGACATATCTTATAGGACCTCCACCGTCTTAACTCCAGTGGCAAAAACGCCCATTTTCCCGGGGCGTAAACTGGTGTTTTATCGGATATGGCACGGGAAGAATGCAGTATTCGATTTTCTCGCACGACTCCGCTGATGGCCTTCTTTATCAGCCATTCGGCAGTGAGTATCGAAACCCTTACCGCTCGTCCGAGGGTTCATGAACACATGAGCGACACGCCTCCCGGACCGGACGAGGTTCGGTACGTCGCACGGTTGGCCCGCGTCGGGGTTTCCGACGAGGAAGCCGAGCGATTTGCCGAACAGTTCGCGGATATTCTGGGTTACTTCGAAACGCTGGACGAGGTACCCGAGGTCGAACGCGAGGACGACCTCGTCAACGTCATGCGCGAGGACGAGGTTCGAACCAGCCTCGACCAGGCCGATGCGCTGGAAAACGCACCGGAGACCGAAGACGGCTACTTCAAAGGACCCAACGTCTCATGAGCGACATATTCATCACCGAGGAAACTATCGACGGTGCGGACGACGGCCCGCTCGCCGGAAAAACCGTCGCCGTCAAGGACAACATAAGTACGAAAGGAATCCGGACGACCTGCGGGTCGGCCATGTTGGAGGAGTACGTCCCGCCCTACGACGCAACCGTCGTCACGCGGTTGAAGGACGCCGGGGCGACCATCGTCGGCAAGGCCAACATGGACGAGTTCGGGATGGGAACCACGACCGAAACGTCGGCCTTCGGCCCGACGGAAAACCCGGTCGCGGAGGGTCACGTCGCAGGTGGCTCCTCCGGTGGCAGTGCGGCCGCCGTCGCGGCCGGTGAGGCCGACCTCTCGCTCGGGACGGACACGGGTGGCTCCATCCGTTGCCCCGCCGCGTTCTGTGGCGTGGTCGGCATCAAGCCGACCTACGGACTCGTCTCGCGGTACGGACTCGTCGCCTACGCGAATAGCTTGGAGCAGGTCGGTCCAATCGCACCGACGGTCGAGGAGGCCGCTTCCCTGCTCGACGTCATCGCCGGACCGGACGACCACGATGCGACGACCCGCGAGGAAGGCGCGGACGCCGACTACGCGAGCGCCGCGGACGGCGACGTGGACGGCCTCGACATCGGCGTCCCGACCGAACTCGTGGAGGGTGCGGACGAGGGCGTCGTTTCCCGCTTCTGGGACGCCATGGACGAACTCGAATCGCAGGGAGCGACGGTCCACGAAGTGTCCCTCCCATCGATCGAACACGCCGTCGAAGCCTACTACGTCATCGCCATGTCCGAAGCCTCCTCGAACCTCGCCCGGTACGACGGGGTTCGGTACGGCGAGTCCGGCGGCTACGACGGCAACTGGAACGAAACCTTCGCCGAGACGCGCGAGGAGTCGTTCGGCGACGAGGTGAAACGACGCATCCTGCTCGGCACCTACGCCCTCTCGGCCGGGTATCACGACAAGTACTACAAGAAGGCACAGGACGCCCGCTCGTGGCTCAAGGGCGATTTCGACGACGCCTTCGAGGACGTGGACGTGCTCGCCAGTCCGACGATGCCGACGCCGCCGTTCGAACTCGGCGAGAGTCTGGACGACCCGCTCCAGATGTACCTCGCGGACGCGAACACCGTCCCCGTCAACCTCGCCAATCTCCCCGCGATTTCCGTCCCGGCGGGAGAAACCGACGGTCTCCCCGTCGGCGTGCAGTTCATCGGGCCGAAATTCGGCGAACAGCGCGTGATCCGGGCCGGAAGCGCGTTGGAGTAACGAATCGGTTCGGGTTTTTTCGGGGGACAGTCACGCCGGTTCGGAAGACGATAATCGAGGAGAGAAATCGTTTATAAACCCGTTGACACGTGTCCAGTTTCACCGGGCCGCCAACTGTGCCGCTATCGAACTACACCATTCGACGGTAGAATAAAACGGATGATAAACTAGTAACCATATTATAGTATAAACAACCTATTATTCGATGCGATTCCGATGATAGTCAAAGCAGAAGACGCGGAGACGAACGAATTTCAGGGCGTGCAGTTCGACGTGCTCGCGGTCGGCGACGAGTCGATGGTGACGAAGATGCACTTCGAAGAGGGCAACGACGTTCCGCCGCACACCCACGAAAGCGAACAGAGCGGGTACGTGATGTCGGGTACGTATCGGATCCACATCGGAGGCGACGAGGAAACGATAGAGAGCGGGGACAGTTATTCGATACCGGGTGGCGTCGAACACAGCTACGAGATAATCGATTCCGGGGAAATCATCGACGTCTTCTCGCCACCGCGAGAGGATTTTCTGTGAGGATGTAGCGACGATGGCAAGATGGAACGGACGACGTGAAATCTCCGCCAACGCTTATTTCTTTCCGGCAGTTCGATTGTCCGTATGGTAGGTACCGTCGTCGAAGTCGAGATTCCAGCCGACGAATTCGCGCTCTGGGAAACGTTGACGGAGCACGAAACCCTCGAATTCGAGATCGAGCGCGTTGTTGCACACGAGAGCGACAGAGTGATGCCGTTCGTCTGGGCGAGCGGCGGGGAAGGAGACATGGAATCGATCTTGGAGGAGGACACGAGCGTCCAAAACCTGCAGTTGCTCGCGGACTTGGACGAAGAACAGTTGTACCAGATGGAGTGGACCGACCGCATCCAAACGCTCATTCACATCCTCGTGGACGAGGAAGCAACCGTCCTCTCCGCGTCCGGGAACAGTAGCCACTGGCATCTCCGTATTCTCTTCCCGGACCGGAACGCGTTGTCGGACACCTACGACTACTGCCGTGAAAACGACCTCACGCTCGACATTCGGAACATCTACGAGTTAGAACAGGGTCGAAAGGGGCGGTTCGGCCTCACCGACGAACAACAGGACACGCTCACGCTCGCGTTCGAGCGTGGCTACTACGACATTCCCCGGGAGGCGTCGGCCGAAAAGCTCGCCGACGACCTCGAAGTGTCACACCAAGCCATCTCCGAGCGACTGCGGCGCGGTCACCGCAGCCTCGTGAAAAACACGCTCATAATCGGACGAAACGCCGACGAACCGCAGTAAAATCGATTAGTCCTCGTACGCGAGGTTCATGATCCACTGCGAGAAGGCGTCGCTCTCGGGATCTATTTCCTCCTCCCCGATGAACGGCGAGAGCATGTCGCCCGCCATCAACAGCGAGAAATCGAGGTCCTTCGCGGCGGGCGTGATGAAGTAGGTGTTGTGCCCCTCGTAGACGGTCTCCTGTCGCTGGACGAACCCCTGTCGCTCCAACGACTCCACGATTCGACTACCCTTGCGCGACGAGACATCGAGGTTTTTCCAGAAGTCGCTCTGATGGATACCGCCGCTCTCGCGGACGAGTTCGAGGCCGTTGTACTCGTCCTCAGTGAGGTCTTCCTCGGACGTTGCCGTGCTCATGTTCAATACAGGGACGGGCGGGCGTTTAAATGTGACTTTCCACGTTATCGTACGGGGTTTCACAAGGAGGGCCGTCGGCGAACTCGTAGCTCCCGGTGCCGTCCTCGAACACGGTGACGATGGACGACGAGCGGGTTCCGTATCCGTCGCCGTGGACGCAGACGCCGATGTCGTGATTTCGGAGGGTATCCCTGGCCGATGCTCGCCATTCGGAAAGCGACGGCGGGTCGTCCGCGGTCACGTCGACGTGCGGCAGAATCCGTTCGGATTTCGGGGCGTTCGCGTCGAATCCTCGGTTGACGACGACGTGGACGCCGGGGTCGAGGCGCGTCGTTTCGAGCGTGCCGTCCCACTCCAGGAGGGTCGCCTCGTTCGCGTCCGCGAGCAGGAGGTTGAATCCGGCGTATCGATGTTCGTCGAGTTCGCCGGTCACGAACTCGCGCGCGGACGCGGCCGACTCGTGGGCCAGCGCGTCGCGTACCAGCAAGCCGCGGGAGCGCTCGCCCTCCAGTTCGACCCAGCGGTTCGTCACGCCGACGAACAACCCCGAATCGTTGTACCCGATCCACGTGCCGCCCGCCTCCTCGTCCTGCGGGGCGACGACCGTCGGATCCCGGTCGAGCACCCTCGGCGGGCGTGAAGGCCGACCGAACGCTTCGTCACGGTTCGCGGCCGCGACGACGGGTGCGTCCTCGAAAACCTGCCACGCGACGATGAGTGTACACACGTGGAGGGGTTGGTCTCGATTCGATAAAAGGTTTCGTCGGCCCCGCCGCTTATGCGAATCCTCGTCGTGACTACTCCGGGGAGTTTCGAACATGACACACAGACGCAATGTACTGAAGACCGGCGCGACGCTGGG
The genomic region above belongs to Haladaptatus sp. R4 and contains:
- a CDS encoding NRDE family protein, producing MCTLIVAWQVFEDAPVVAAANRDEAFGRPSRPPRVLDRDPTVVAPQDEEAGGTWIGYNDSGLFVGVTNRWVELEGERSRGLLVRDALAHESAASAREFVTGELDEHRYAGFNLLLADANEATLLEWDGTLETTRLDPGVHVVVNRGFDANAPKSERILPHVDVTADDPPSLSEWRASARDTLRNHDIGVCVHGDGYGTRSSSIVTVFEDGTGSYEFADGPPCETPYDNVESHI